Proteins from one Cryptomeria japonica chromosome 4, Sugi_1.0, whole genome shotgun sequence genomic window:
- the LOC131079800 gene encoding probable disease resistance protein At4g33300 has translation MALVRSIDISEIVDDCAYGVLGKSQFYVGLEKCIGDLRGMLLDKDVSVVGAQSMGGGGKTFLALGICNDPQIKEYFHENVAFITVSQSPNLIGILETMWEKIGGRKKQEFQNLEDGHKQLQQLILRQPKSTLVILDDVWSRIHLENLLFEGPGYKTVVTTRDRSNIPTTQTTRLYQLPLLCKEDALSLFCFWAFGRTSIPSTVDANLVKEQVLNETSLLKKVQTDIHTKERILYNNLWTIIVA, from the exons ATGGCTTTAGTTCGTTCCATTGACATTTCTGAAATAGTGGACGATTGTGCATATGGTGTTCTTGGGAAATCTCAGTTTTACGTGGGGTTGGAGAAATGTATTGGAGACTTGCGGGGAATGTTGTTAGACAAAGACGTGTCAGTCGTTGGCGCGCAATCGATGGGGGGCGGGGGGAAAACTTTTCTGGCATTGGGTATCTGCAATGATCCTCAAATCAAAG AATACTTCCACGAAAATGTGGCTTTCATCACCGTGTCACAGTCACCAAACCTGATAGGAATTTTAGAGACTATGTGGGAGAAGATTGGTGGAAGGAAGAAACAAGAATTTCAGAATTTGGAAGATGGACACAAGCAGCTGCAGCAATTGATTTTGAGACAACCCAAGTCAACTCTGGTAATTTTGGATGATGTTTGGTCTAGAATACATTTGGAAAATTTGCTATTCGAAGGGCCGGGATACAAAACTGTTGTAACAACCAGAGACCGTTCTAATATCCCCACAACCCAGACTACTAGACTGTATCAGTTGCCATTGTTGTGCAAAGAGGATGCTCTGTCACTTTTCTGCTTCTGGGCCTTTGGACGGACATCAATTCCAAGCACTGTAGACGCAAATCTAGTAAAGGAG CAAGTATTGAATGAGACATCTCTCCTAAAGAAAGTTCAGACAGATATACATACTAAAGAACGAATATTGTACAACAATTTGTGGACAATAATTGTAGCGTAG